The Halogranum gelatinilyticum genome contains a region encoding:
- a CDS encoding NUDIX hydrolase, protein MVTFAAGGLLRRDDGALCVVHRPRYDDWSLPKGKLEDGETLVETAVREVREETGCTVDCGRYAGRYQYDAGSQGTKGVFIWHMDVADERAVDPDDEVDDRAWLTPEAALDRLTYENERGLVARAFVD, encoded by the coding sequence GTGGTCACCTTCGCTGCCGGCGGCTTGCTCCGTCGTGACGACGGCGCGCTCTGTGTCGTCCACCGGCCGCGTTACGACGACTGGTCGCTGCCGAAAGGAAAGCTCGAAGACGGCGAGACGCTGGTCGAGACCGCGGTTCGCGAGGTCCGTGAGGAGACCGGTTGCACGGTCGACTGCGGCCGATATGCCGGTCGGTACCAGTACGACGCAGGGAGCCAAGGGACCAAAGGGGTCTTCATCTGGCATATGGACGTCGCCGACGAGCGAGCCGTCGACCCCGACGACGAGGTCGACGACCGTGCGTGGCTGACGCCCGAGGCCGCGCTCGACCGACTGACGTACGAGAACGAACGCGGACTCGTCGCGCGGGCGTTCGTGGACTGA
- a CDS encoding sulfite exporter TauE/SafE family protein → MSSHRYSHVQKAFLKYQHVFVLLAPVLFVVGVFFAAPTPADVGTNYWLEFWWLFPAFLLGATIVNTVGISGSALFVPFLIFIFPVFSEPLGPATIVKVGLISEAFGLSSSSVAFIQYGLVDRRLALSIVAGAVPFVVAGALLSFVIPEVIFHALLGLALLAASYLLFKTDLSHGESSGDEDAVAADGGVAANLPDDAGKLGPAGVRTDEDGTVTRVDREGGDYEYTRQGYLKRFANYSIGGTFQGLAGFGAGELGIISMLSTKVPVRVAIGTNHIVVALTAILASLVHVFGGGLVGGHSLSLASTPWNMVVFTVPATVIGGQIAPYVSNALDTDTLKNFVGVLFAVISLALFLMAAGIA, encoded by the coding sequence ATGAGTTCTCACCGCTACAGTCACGTTCAGAAGGCGTTCCTGAAGTATCAACACGTGTTCGTCCTGCTCGCGCCGGTGCTGTTCGTCGTAGGTGTGTTCTTCGCGGCACCGACACCAGCAGACGTGGGCACGAACTACTGGCTCGAATTCTGGTGGCTCTTCCCGGCGTTCCTGCTCGGGGCGACCATCGTCAACACCGTGGGAATCAGTGGGTCGGCGCTGTTCGTGCCGTTCCTCATCTTCATCTTCCCGGTGTTCTCCGAGCCACTCGGCCCGGCGACCATCGTGAAGGTCGGCCTCATCAGCGAGGCGTTCGGCCTCTCCAGCTCTTCGGTCGCGTTCATCCAGTACGGTCTCGTCGACCGCCGACTGGCGTTGAGCATCGTCGCCGGTGCGGTGCCGTTCGTCGTCGCCGGCGCGCTGCTCTCGTTCGTCATCCCCGAGGTCATCTTCCACGCGCTGCTCGGCCTCGCGCTGCTCGCCGCGTCGTATCTGCTGTTCAAGACCGACCTCAGCCACGGTGAGTCGAGCGGTGACGAAGACGCAGTCGCCGCCGACGGCGGCGTCGCCGCCAACCTCCCGGACGACGCCGGCAAACTCGGTCCCGCGGGCGTCCGCACGGACGAGGACGGGACGGTCACCCGCGTCGACCGTGAGGGCGGTGATTACGAGTACACCCGCCAGGGCTACCTCAAGCGGTTCGCCAACTACAGCATCGGTGGGACGTTCCAAGGGCTCGCCGGCTTCGGTGCAGGCGAACTCGGCATCATCTCGATGCTCTCGACGAAGGTTCCCGTCCGCGTCGCTATCGGCACGAACCACATCGTCGTCGCGCTCACGGCCATCCTGGCCTCGCTCGTCCACGTCTTCGGCGGCGGCCTCGTCGGTGGCCACTCGCTGAGCCTTGCCTCGACGCCGTGGAACATGGTCGTCTTCACCGTCCCCGCGACGGTCATCGGCGGCCAGATCGCGCCGTACGTCTCGAACGCACTCGACACGGACACGCTCAAGAACTTCGTCGGCGTCCTGTTCGCCGTCATCTCGCTCGCGCTGTTCCTGATGGCCGCCGGTATCGCGTAA
- a CDS encoding ribonucleoside-diphosphate reductase subunit alpha: MSQTTTPQRTDVRAVLDRARTGHESVVDDDALDRLADEVERNLYDGATREETYEAVVDAASARIERDPAYDAVAARAFREGYEHEVLGDHDREDREQAYRDSLHDLVARGVEADLLDERMADYDLDRLADALVLSRDDDFDYLAMETLSQRYFLKTNDGERLELPQVFWMRVAMGVALREDPDEREAYAEQFYEALSTLRFVHSTPTLFHAGTSHPQLSSCYLTTVADDLDDIFRSYHEHAKLSKWSGGLGNDWTNLRASGALIESTGVESTGTVPFLKISNDVTAAINRSGKRRGAAAAYLECWHLDYPDFVDLRRNTGDERRRTHDMNTAAWIPDLFMERVEADEEWTLFSPDEVPDLHSTYGEEFEELYREYERQAEDGELRQFRTVDAADLWRKTLTRLFETGHPWITFKDPCNVRSPQDHAGVVNSSNLCTEITLNTSDEETAVCNLGSVNLSKHVADGELQRDRLADTVETAMRMLDNVVDLNFYPTENAERSNMRHRPVGLGVMGFHDALVEQDVPMASDDALAVADELQEFVAYHAILNSSRLAKERGSYESYEGSKWDRDRFPQDTLDLLEAERGREIAVDAEERLDWEPVREHVAAHGMRNSNTMAVAPTATISTIAGTTPSIEPRYSNLYVKSNMSGDFTVLNERLVADLKREGLWGDELRDRIKYHDGSIQEIHEIPESVRELHRGAFEIDPRHQLRLTARRGVWIDQSQSHNVFFPSTDGSLLDDVYKTAWRLGLKTTYYLRTLGASQIEKSTLDMREYDDTQTRSEGVASDDTHRDETTADAADTDDACDLPSVEDPTCESCQ, translated from the coding sequence ATGAGCCAGACTACGACACCACAACGAACGGACGTCCGAGCGGTTCTGGACCGTGCCCGGACGGGACACGAATCCGTCGTCGACGACGACGCGCTCGACCGACTTGCAGACGAGGTCGAACGGAACCTGTACGACGGGGCAACCCGCGAGGAGACGTACGAGGCGGTCGTCGACGCAGCGAGTGCCCGCATCGAGCGCGACCCGGCGTACGACGCCGTCGCCGCCCGCGCCTTCCGCGAAGGCTACGAACACGAGGTGCTCGGCGACCACGACCGTGAGGACCGCGAGCAGGCCTACCGCGACTCCCTGCACGACCTCGTCGCCCGCGGCGTCGAGGCCGACCTGCTCGACGAGCGGATGGCCGACTACGACCTCGACCGCCTCGCCGACGCGCTCGTCCTCTCTCGAGACGACGACTTCGACTATCTCGCGATGGAGACGCTCTCCCAGCGGTACTTCCTGAAGACGAACGACGGCGAACGCCTCGAACTGCCGCAGGTCTTCTGGATGCGCGTCGCCATGGGCGTCGCCCTCCGCGAGGACCCCGACGAGCGCGAGGCCTACGCCGAGCAGTTCTACGAGGCCCTGTCGACGCTCCGGTTCGTCCACTCGACGCCGACGCTCTTCCACGCGGGGACGAGCCATCCACAGCTCTCGTCGTGTTATCTCACGACCGTCGCCGACGATCTCGACGACATCTTCCGCTCCTATCACGAACACGCGAAGCTCTCGAAGTGGTCCGGCGGTCTCGGCAACGACTGGACCAACCTCCGTGCCTCGGGCGCGCTCATCGAGTCGACGGGCGTCGAGTCGACGGGCACCGTCCCGTTCCTCAAAATTTCCAACGACGTGACCGCCGCCATCAACCGCTCGGGCAAACGCCGCGGGGCCGCCGCGGCCTACCTCGAATGTTGGCATCTCGACTATCCGGACTTCGTCGACCTCCGGCGCAACACCGGCGACGAACGCCGTCGCACCCACGACATGAACACCGCGGCGTGGATTCCGGACCTGTTCATGGAGCGCGTCGAGGCCGACGAGGAGTGGACGCTCTTCTCGCCGGACGAGGTCCCCGACCTGCACTCGACGTACGGCGAGGAGTTCGAAGAACTGTACCGCGAGTACGAACGGCAGGCCGAGGACGGCGAGCTTCGACAGTTCCGCACCGTCGACGCCGCGGACCTCTGGCGGAAGACCCTCACGCGCCTGTTCGAGACGGGCCATCCGTGGATCACGTTCAAAGACCCCTGTAACGTTCGCTCGCCGCAGGACCACGCGGGCGTCGTCAACTCCTCGAACCTCTGTACCGAGATCACGCTCAACACCAGCGACGAGGAGACGGCCGTCTGCAACCTCGGCTCGGTCAACCTCTCGAAGCACGTCGCCGACGGGGAGCTTCAGCGCGACCGGCTCGCCGACACCGTCGAGACGGCGATGCGGATGCTCGACAACGTCGTCGACCTCAACTTCTACCCGACGGAGAACGCCGAACGCTCCAATATGCGTCACCGACCCGTCGGACTCGGCGTCATGGGCTTTCACGACGCGCTGGTCGAACAGGACGTCCCGATGGCGAGCGACGACGCGCTCGCCGTCGCCGACGAGCTACAGGAGTTCGTCGCCTACCACGCCATCCTCAACTCCTCGCGGCTCGCGAAAGAGCGGGGCAGCTACGAGAGCTACGAGGGGTCGAAGTGGGACCGCGACCGCTTCCCGCAGGACACCCTCGACCTGCTCGAAGCCGAACGCGGCCGCGAGATCGCCGTCGACGCCGAGGAACGCCTCGACTGGGAGCCGGTTCGGGAACACGTCGCCGCCCACGGGATGCGCAACTCCAACACGATGGCGGTCGCGCCGACGGCGACTATCTCGACCATCGCTGGCACGACGCCCTCCATCGAACCGCGCTACTCGAATCTCTACGTCAAGTCGAATATGTCCGGGGACTTCACCGTCCTCAACGAGCGACTCGTCGCGGACCTGAAGCGCGAGGGGCTGTGGGGCGACGAGCTACGCGACCGCATCAAATACCACGACGGCTCGATTCAGGAGATCCACGAGATTCCCGAGTCCGTCCGCGAACTGCACCGCGGTGCGTTCGAGATCGACCCGCGGCACCAGCTCCGGCTCACAGCGCGCCGGGGCGTCTGGATCGACCAGAGCCAGTCGCACAACGTCTTCTTCCCGTCGACCGACGGCTCGCTCCTCGACGACGTCTACAAGACGGCGTGGCGGCTCGGTCTCAAGACGACCTACTATCTGCGGACGCTCGGCGCGAGCCAGATCGAGAAGTCGACGCTCGATATGCGCGAGTACGACGACACCCAGACGCGGAGCGAGGGTGTCGCTAGCGACGACACACATCGAGACGAGACTACGGCCGACGCGGCCGACACGGACGACGCCTGCGACCTCCCGAGCGTCGAAGACCCGACCTGCGAGTCCTGCCAGTAA
- a CDS encoding ribonucleotide-diphosphate reductase subunit beta encodes MPIIDTDSQHDPNKILPIDYPWAREYYRDGVANNWVPEEVPMQDDVSQWQGDALSAEERQLVEWNLGFFSTAESLTANNIVLAVYDYVTAPECRQYLLRQAYEEAIHTDTFIYCCDSLGFEPDYLYGMYDRVPAIEEKDAFVVDLTRAIDRDDFTIDTDEDVRAFLRDLVGFYVIMEGIFFYAGFAMMLALKRRGKMVGVGEQFAYIMRDESLHLNFGVDLINTIREENPGVWTDEFEAEVESLIREAVDLEAAYARGACPKGILGMSADQFVEYVEYVADRRLHQLDMDEVYDTDNPFPWLAEQVDLNKESNFFERTVTEYQSGGSLDW; translated from the coding sequence ATGCCTATCATCGACACCGACAGCCAGCACGACCCGAACAAGATCCTCCCCATCGACTATCCGTGGGCCAGAGAGTACTACCGCGACGGCGTCGCCAACAACTGGGTGCCCGAGGAGGTGCCCATGCAGGACGACGTCAGCCAGTGGCAGGGCGACGCCCTTTCGGCCGAAGAGCGACAGCTCGTCGAGTGGAACCTCGGCTTCTTCTCGACCGCGGAGTCGCTGACGGCCAACAACATCGTCCTCGCGGTTTACGACTACGTCACCGCCCCCGAGTGTCGCCAGTATCTGCTCAGACAGGCCTACGAGGAGGCCATCCACACGGACACGTTCATCTACTGCTGTGACTCGCTGGGCTTCGAGCCGGACTACCTCTACGGGATGTACGACCGCGTGCCCGCAATCGAGGAGAAGGACGCCTTCGTCGTCGACCTGACCCGCGCCATCGACCGCGACGACTTCACCATCGACACCGACGAGGACGTCCGGGCGTTCCTCCGGGACCTCGTCGGCTTCTACGTCATCATGGAGGGCATCTTCTTCTATGCGGGCTTCGCGATGATGCTCGCGCTGAAACGCCGCGGAAAGATGGTCGGCGTCGGCGAGCAGTTCGCCTACATCATGCGCGACGAGTCGCTGCATCTCAACTTCGGCGTCGACCTCATCAACACCATCCGCGAGGAGAACCCCGGCGTCTGGACCGACGAGTTCGAAGCCGAGGTCGAGTCGCTGATCCGCGAGGCGGTCGACCTCGAAGCCGCCTACGCCCGCGGAGCCTGTCCCAAGGGCATCCTCGGCATGAGCGCCGACCAGTTCGTCGAGTACGTCGAGTACGTCGCCGACCGGCGGCTCCACCAGCTCGACATGGACGAGGTCTACGACACCGACAACCCGTTCCCGTGGCTCGCCGAGCAGGTCGACCTGAACAAGGAGAGCAACTTCTTCGAGCGGACGGTGACCGAGTACCAGTCCGGCGGGTCGCTGGACTGGTAG
- a CDS encoding hydantoinase/oxoprolinase family protein produces MSDRTVVGVDVGGTFTDVVLLRDSELVTAKVPSTADQSEGVMAGIEKACEKAGVVPSDIDDFAHAMTVSVNALLEEDGAETVLVTTEGFRDVLEIGRQERPSLYDFDADKPAPLVPRRRRFTVDERATADGVTQAVDPDAVRDVAASIRESDAETVAVCLLHAYAHPENEEAVADVLDAELDLPVSVSHEVLAEFREYERTSTTVADAYVTPAIDRYVGRLVERAADAGVPEPSVMQANGGITDATTVRTHAVRTCMSGPAAGVVGARASVGDVAADRDLAGLVTFDMGGTSSDVSLVRDGAVEQTTDAEINGRPIKTPMVDVTTVGAGGGSMGWVDAGGALRVGPESVGAEPGPACYGRGGTEPTVTDANVVLGYVGESTSLGGELSIDVDAARDALASLADEAGLDGPLDAARGVYRVANATMTRAIRAVTLERGYDPRNFGLVAFGGAGPMHAASLADRLGVGTVVVPRGCGVLSAFGLLAADEKHDAVRTRRESLADVDVEGVESTYAELEAAVREECSDPDAAVLTRKADLRYAGQSFEQTVAVDRPFDPETAESRFHTAHEASYGYRMDESVDLVNVRVEAVVERPDPAVSYDAPGDAVVDERDAYFPDVDGPQSTTVYARERLPPSEVVSGPAVVESDESTVVVPPTWEATVRADGALALTGVDR; encoded by the coding sequence GTGAGCGACAGAACCGTCGTCGGCGTCGACGTCGGCGGGACGTTCACCGACGTCGTCCTGCTCCGCGACTCGGAACTCGTCACCGCCAAGGTGCCGAGCACGGCCGACCAGAGCGAGGGCGTCATGGCGGGCATCGAGAAGGCCTGCGAGAAGGCGGGCGTCGTCCCGAGCGACATCGACGACTTCGCCCACGCGATGACCGTCTCGGTCAACGCCCTCTTGGAGGAAGACGGCGCGGAGACGGTGCTCGTCACCACCGAAGGCTTCCGCGACGTCCTCGAGATCGGCCGCCAGGAGCGTCCCTCGCTGTACGACTTCGACGCCGACAAACCGGCACCGCTGGTCCCGCGCCGTCGCCGGTTCACGGTCGACGAGCGCGCGACGGCCGACGGCGTCACGCAGGCAGTCGACCCCGACGCCGTCCGCGACGTCGCTGCCTCGATTCGCGAGAGCGACGCCGAGACCGTCGCCGTCTGTCTGCTCCACGCCTACGCCCATCCGGAGAACGAGGAGGCCGTCGCGGACGTCCTCGACGCCGAACTCGACCTGCCCGTCTCCGTCTCCCACGAGGTCCTCGCGGAGTTCCGCGAGTACGAGCGGACCTCGACGACCGTCGCCGACGCCTACGTCACCCCGGCCATCGACCGCTACGTCGGCCGACTGGTCGAACGCGCGGCCGACGCGGGTGTCCCCGAACCGAGCGTGATGCAGGCCAACGGCGGAATCACCGACGCGACGACCGTGCGGACCCACGCGGTCCGGACCTGCATGTCCGGCCCGGCCGCGGGCGTCGTCGGTGCTCGCGCGAGCGTCGGCGACGTCGCCGCCGACCGTGACCTCGCCGGTCTCGTCACCTTCGACATGGGCGGGACGTCGAGCGACGTGAGTCTCGTCCGTGACGGCGCGGTCGAACAGACCACGGACGCCGAAATCAACGGCCGGCCCATCAAGACGCCGATGGTCGACGTGACGACCGTCGGAGCCGGTGGCGGCAGCATGGGCTGGGTCGACGCCGGCGGCGCGCTCCGCGTCGGTCCCGAGTCCGTGGGTGCCGAACCCGGACCGGCCTGTTACGGCCGTGGCGGGACCGAGCCGACCGTCACCGACGCGAACGTCGTCCTCGGCTACGTCGGCGAGAGCACCAGCCTCGGCGGCGAACTCTCCATCGACGTCGACGCCGCCCGCGACGCGCTCGCCAGTCTCGCCGACGAGGCGGGACTGGACGGGCCGCTCGACGCCGCTCGCGGCGTCTACCGCGTCGCCAACGCGACGATGACCCGCGCGATTCGCGCCGTCACGCTCGAACGCGGCTACGACCCGCGGAACTTCGGCCTCGTCGCCTTCGGCGGCGCGGGCCCGATGCACGCGGCCTCGCTCGCCGACCGCCTCGGCGTCGGCACCGTCGTCGTCCCCCGCGGCTGTGGGGTCCTCTCGGCGTTCGGCCTGCTCGCGGCCGACGAGAAACACGACGCCGTCCGGACCCGCCGCGAGTCGCTCGCAGACGTCGACGTCGAGGGAGTCGAATCGACGTACGCGGAACTCGAAGCTGCCGTCCGCGAGGAGTGTAGCGACCCCGACGCCGCCGTCCTCACGCGCAAAGCGGACCTCCGCTACGCGGGCCAGAGCTTCGAACAGACCGTCGCCGTCGACCGGCCGTTCGACCCCGAGACCGCCGAATCGCGGTTCCACACGGCCCACGAGGCCAGCTACGGCTACCGGATGGACGAGTCGGTCGACCTCGTCAACGTCCGCGTCGAGGCTGTCGTCGAGCGGCCTGACCCGGCCGTCAGCTACGACGCGCCCGGCGACGCCGTCGTCGACGAGCGCGACGCCTACTTCCCGGACGTCGACGGGCCACAGTCGACCACCGTCTACGCCCGCGAGCGACTTCCGCCGAGTGAGGTGGTCTCCGGCCCGGCGGTCGTCGAGAGCGACGAGAGTACCGTCGTCGTCCCGCCGACGTGGGAGGCGACGGTCCGTGCCGACGGCGCGCTCGCGCTCACGGGGGTGGACCGATGA
- a CDS encoding hydantoinase B/oxoprolinase family protein, translated as MTGSESDDETAIDAVTLEILRNQFESVAEEMGQVLITGSYSPNIKERQDCSTALFDAEGRMIAQAEHIPVHLGAMPEAVEAVRDRDPEPGDVFMLNDPFDGGTHLPDVTLVSPLAPRGEIVGYAVSRAHHADVGGMTPGSMPAGAQEIYQEGLRLPPVRLVTGGEVVEDVMSLVLANVRTPDERRADLRAQLAANDRAEERLGDLLDEHGDLVLDAFDAVIDYSRERVTAEIRDLPDGTYTARDVLEGDGVLEHRSGVDPADVEIPIEAAVTVDGDEIHVDFAGTASQVPGNLNAPLAVAKSAVYFVVRAVTHPEIPPNQGCYDPVTLDVPEGSLLNPDLPAAVVGGNVETSQRVTDVVLAAFGTAVPDRVPAGSQGTMNNLIVGSRTGSFTYYETIAGGFGARPTKDGMDGVQVGMTNTLNTPVEALETAYPLHVERYGLRPDSGGDGRYRGGLGIERSVTVLEDATVSLLTERRRVPPKGLAGGEDGAVGRNLIDGDPVAAKTSVDVDADTTVTVLTPGGGGHGDPADRDPTLRDRDRSDGKVDDTAGEQ; from the coding sequence ATGACGGGCTCGGAGTCGGACGACGAGACGGCCATCGACGCCGTCACGCTCGAAATCCTCCGCAACCAGTTCGAGAGCGTCGCCGAGGAGATGGGCCAGGTGCTCATCACCGGCTCGTACTCGCCGAACATCAAGGAGCGACAGGACTGTTCGACCGCGCTCTTCGACGCCGAGGGGCGGATGATCGCGCAGGCCGAACACATCCCGGTCCATCTCGGCGCGATGCCCGAGGCGGTCGAGGCCGTCCGCGACCGCGACCCGGAACCGGGTGACGTCTTCATGCTCAACGACCCCTTCGACGGCGGGACCCATCTCCCGGACGTGACGCTCGTCTCGCCGCTCGCACCGAGGGGAGAGATCGTCGGCTACGCCGTCTCCCGCGCCCACCACGCCGACGTCGGCGGGATGACGCCCGGCAGTATGCCAGCGGGTGCCCAAGAGATCTACCAGGAGGGACTCCGGCTGCCACCCGTGCGGCTCGTCACCGGCGGCGAGGTCGTCGAAGACGTCATGTCGCTCGTCCTCGCCAACGTGCGAACGCCCGACGAACGCCGCGCCGACCTCCGTGCACAGCTCGCGGCCAACGACCGCGCGGAGGAGCGGCTCGGCGACCTGCTCGACGAACACGGCGACCTCGTCCTCGACGCGTTCGACGCGGTCATCGACTACTCCCGCGAGCGCGTCACGGCCGAGATTCGCGACCTCCCCGACGGGACGTACACGGCGCGCGACGTGTTGGAGGGTGACGGCGTGCTCGAACACCGGTCGGGCGTCGACCCCGCAGACGTCGAAATCCCCATCGAGGCCGCCGTCACCGTCGACGGCGACGAGATCCACGTCGACTTCGCGGGCACAGCGAGTCAAGTCCCGGGCAACCTCAACGCGCCGCTCGCGGTCGCCAAGAGCGCGGTCTACTTCGTCGTCCGCGCGGTCACCCACCCGGAGATCCCGCCGAACCAGGGCTGTTACGACCCGGTGACGCTCGACGTGCCGGAGGGGTCGCTGCTCAACCCCGACCTCCCGGCGGCCGTCGTCGGCGGCAACGTCGAGACGAGCCAACGCGTCACCGACGTGGTGCTCGCGGCCTTCGGGACCGCGGTCCCCGACCGCGTCCCGGCGGGGAGCCAGGGGACGATGAACAACCTCATCGTCGGCAGTCGGACGGGGTCGTTCACCTACTACGAGACCATCGCGGGCGGCTTCGGCGCGCGGCCGACGAAAGACGGGATGGACGGCGTGCAGGTCGGTATGACCAACACGCTCAACACGCCCGTCGAGGCGTTGGAGACGGCGTACCCGCTCCACGTCGAACGCTACGGTCTTCGCCCCGACAGCGGCGGCGACGGCCGCTACCGCGGCGGACTCGGTATCGAACGGTCGGTGACGGTCCTCGAAGACGCGACCGTCTCGCTACTCACCGAACGGCGGCGCGTCCCCCCGAAGGGTCTCGCCGGTGGCGAGGACGGTGCGGTCGGCCGGAACCTCATCGACGGCGACCCGGTCGCCGCGAAGACCTCAGTCGACGTCGACGCCGACACCACGGTCACCGTCCTGACGCCCGGCGGTGGCGGCCACGGCGACCCGGCAGACCGGGACCCGACCCTTCGCGACCGAGACCGCAGCGACGGAAAAGTCGACGACACGGCGGGGGAGCAGTGA
- a CDS encoding SPFH domain-containing protein codes for MTSVFRQLGRMTAGEFPTLTALTVGLVFVGLVALAFLPPATVVGLLLLILLVATVVSAVEIVQAYEKRVLTIFGEYRRVLEPGITIIPPFVSRTYAFDMRTQTLNVPQQEAITEDNSPVTADAVVYVKVMDAKKAFLEVEDYKNAVSYLAQTTLRAVIGNMELDETLSRRTEINSRIHEQLDGPTDPWGVRVESVEVREVKPSAGVEDAMEQQTSAERRRRAMILEAQGERRSAVEEAQGAKQSNIIRAQGEKQAQILEAQGDAISTVLRAKAAQSMGERAVIDKGMETLEKIGQGESTTFVLPQELTSLVGRYGKHLSGSDVQESAGLESKGFDEETRELLDLESIDRITDGLDVEDGERPEVEELDAFDAESVD; via the coding sequence ATGACGAGCGTCTTCCGCCAACTCGGCCGCATGACCGCGGGCGAGTTTCCGACCCTGACCGCCCTCACCGTGGGGCTGGTATTCGTCGGCCTGGTCGCCCTGGCCTTCCTCCCGCCCGCCACGGTCGTCGGTCTCCTCCTCCTCATCCTCCTGGTCGCGACCGTCGTCAGCGCGGTCGAGATCGTCCAAGCTTACGAGAAGCGTGTCCTGACGATCTTCGGCGAGTACCGCCGCGTCCTCGAACCGGGCATCACCATCATCCCGCCGTTCGTCTCCCGCACCTACGCGTTCGACATGCGGACCCAGACGCTGAACGTCCCCCAACAGGAGGCCATCACCGAGGACAACTCGCCGGTCACCGCCGACGCCGTCGTCTACGTCAAGGTGATGGACGCGAAGAAGGCCTTCCTCGAAGTCGAGGACTACAAGAACGCCGTCTCCTATCTCGCACAGACGACGCTCCGGGCCGTCATCGGCAACATGGAACTCGACGAGACCCTCAGCCGCCGCACGGAGATCAACAGCCGCATCCACGAGCAGTTGGACGGCCCGACCGACCCGTGGGGCGTCCGCGTCGAATCGGTCGAGGTGCGGGAGGTCAAACCCAGCGCGGGCGTCGAGGACGCGATGGAGCAGCAGACCTCCGCCGAACGTCGTCGCCGCGCGATGATTCTCGAAGCGCAGGGCGAACGCCGCTCGGCCGTCGAGGAGGCCCAGGGGGCCAAGCAGTCGAACATCATCCGCGCACAGGGTGAGAAACAGGCGCAGATCCTCGAAGCACAGGGTGACGCCATCTCGACGGTGCTTCGCGCCAAAGCCGCCCAGTCGATGGGCGAGCGCGCGGTCATCGACAAGGGGATGGAGACCCTGGAGAAGATCGGCCAGGGCGAGTCGACGACGTTCGTGTTGCCCCAAGAACTCACCTCGCTCGTCGGCCGCTACGGCAAACATCTGAGCGGGAGCGACGTGCAGGAGAGTGCCGGTCTCGAATCCAAGGGCTTCGACGAAGAGACGCGCGAACTGCTCGACCTGGAGAGCATCGACCGGATTACCGACGGGCTGGACGTCGAGGACGGCGAACGGCCGGAGGTCGAGGAACTCGACGCGTTCGACGCCGAGTCCGTGGACTGA
- a CDS encoding DUF7554 family protein: MRAKVDVEDLLKIVLVLVIVWFALEIVGGVLGLLGDLLGPLRPLLGILIIGLIVLWFFDRI; encoded by the coding sequence ATGCGTGCAAAAGTCGACGTCGAGGACCTCTTGAAGATCGTCCTCGTCCTGGTCATCGTCTGGTTCGCCCTCGAAATCGTCGGCGGCGTCCTCGGACTGCTCGGGGATCTGCTCGGCCCGCTGCGGCCGTTGCTCGGCATCCTCATCATCGGTCTCATCGTGCTGTGGTTCTTCGACCGCATCTGA
- a CDS encoding 2'-5' RNA ligase family protein, with the protein MYSLNVPVPGAVQRLAAELHPRLTAFETVRERYTLVVKRLGDAGEPTAATALPRLREQLRGPLADVAPFDARITGIDYFERPTRGTGPVVYLAVDSPALAALHERLCNEFDPIDGLEGEDYVPHVTLARGGSVADAEALAALDVEETTWTVRKLDLWTTEFRESAATIRLSG; encoded by the coding sequence GTGTACAGTCTGAACGTCCCCGTTCCGGGTGCGGTCCAGCGACTCGCCGCGGAGCTGCATCCGCGGCTCACGGCGTTCGAGACGGTCCGCGAGCGGTACACGCTCGTCGTCAAACGGCTCGGCGACGCCGGTGAACCAACCGCCGCGACCGCGCTGCCCAGACTCCGCGAACAGCTCCGCGGCCCGCTCGCGGACGTGGCTCCCTTCGACGCCCGAATCACGGGCATCGACTACTTCGAGCGGCCGACCCGCGGGACCGGCCCGGTCGTCTACCTCGCCGTCGACAGCCCCGCCCTCGCCGCGCTCCACGAGCGGTTGTGCAACGAGTTCGACCCCATCGACGGGCTGGAGGGCGAGGACTACGTGCCGCACGTGACGCTCGCCCGCGGCGGCTCCGTCGCCGACGCGGAGGCGTTGGCCGCGCTCGACGTCGAGGAGACCACGTGGACCGTCCGAAAACTGGACCTCTGGACGACCGAATTCAGAGAGTCGGCGGCGACGATTCGCCTCTCGGGCTGA